A stretch of Oncorhynchus gorbuscha isolate QuinsamMale2020 ecotype Even-year linkage group LG24, OgorEven_v1.0, whole genome shotgun sequence DNA encodes these proteins:
- the LOC124012607 gene encoding dnaJ homolog subfamily A member 1-like → MVKETGFYDMLGVKPNATPDELKKAYRKLALKYHPDKNPTEGEKFKQISQAYEVLSDSQKREVYDRGGEKAIKGGGSGGGGGFGSPMDIFDMFFGGGGRLHRERRGKNVVHQLTVSLEDLFNGATRKLAVQKNVICERCEGRGGRKGAVEMCMSCHGTGMQVRLHQLGPGMVQQVSTVCGCCQGQGQRISHKDRCKACSGRKILRQKKILEVHIGKGMKDGQKLVFHGEGDQEPGLEPGDIIIVLDQRVHPVFTRQGDNLIMTMELQLVEALCGFQKPCQTLDNRSLLITCHPGELIKPGDKKCVMNEGMPMHRRPFEKGRLIILFSVVFPEANFLPKHKLKELEHYLPAKREAEQPESMDDDLYIYTDLEDCDPARVRRSQYHYMEEDDNPSAGGVQCQTS, encoded by the exons ATGGTGAAGGAAACTGGCTTTTATGATATGTTGGGTGTTAAGCCCAATGCCACACCAGATGAGCTGAAAAAGGCTTATCGTAAGCTGGCCTTGAAATACCACCCTGACAAGAACCCTACAGAAGGGGAGAAA TTTAAGCAGATATCTCAGGCATATGAGGTGCTGTCAGACTCCCAGAAGAGAGAGGTGTACGACCGGGGAGGGGAGAAGGCAATAAAAGGAGGGGGCAGCGGAGGTGGCGGAGGTTTTGGATCCCCCATGGACATCTTTGACATGTTCTTTGGAGGAGGTGGCCGACTGCACCGGGAGAGAAGAG GAAAGAATGTGGTTCATCAGCTCACAGTCTCTTTGGAAGACCTCTTCAATGGCGCCACGAGGAAACTTGCTGTCCAGAAGAATGTTATTTGCGAGCGATGTGAAG GTCGCGGGGGAAGGAAGGGTGCGGTGGAAATGTGTATGTCCTGTCACGGCACGGGCATGCAGGTGCGCCTCCACCAGCTGGGTCCGGGCATGGTGCAGCAGGTGTCCACCGTGTGCGGGTGttgccagggccagggccagcgCATCAGTCACAAGGACCGCTGCAAGGCCTGCAGTGGACGGAAGATTCTGCGGCAGAAAAAGATCCTGGAGGTCCACATTGGCAAAG GTATGAAGGATGGGCAGAAGCTAGTTTTCCACGGGGAGGGAGATCAGGAGCCAGGACTAGAGCCTGGTGACATCATCATCGTCCTGGATCAGAGAGTCCATCCCGTCTTCACCAG GCAAGGGGACAATCTGATCATGACTATGGAGCTGCAGCTGGTGGAGGCCCTGTGTGGTTTCCAGAAGCCTTGTCAAACTCTGGACAACCGAAGCCTCCTCATCACCTGCCACCCAG GGGAATTGATCAAACCTGGCGACAAGAAGTGTGTCATGAATGAGGGGATGCCCATGCACCGCCGGCCATTTGAAAAGGGACGCCTCATTATCCTCTTTTCG GTGGTATTCCCCGAGGCCAACTTCCTCCCCAAGCACAAGCTGAAGGAGCTAGAGCACTACCTTCCTGCCAAGAGGGAAGCGGAGCAGCCTGAGAGCATGGACGACGACCTCTACATATACACCGACCTGGAGGACTGCGACCCGGCCAGAGTAAGACGCAGCCAATACCATTACATGGAAGAGGATGACAACCCGTCCGCTGGCGGGGTCCAGTGCCAGACCTCATAA